The following proteins are co-located in the Solenopsis invicta isolate M01_SB chromosome 7, UNIL_Sinv_3.0, whole genome shotgun sequence genome:
- the LOC105202314 gene encoding ADP-ribosylation factor 6 — protein MGKLLSKIFGNKEMRILMLGLDAAGKTTILYKLKLGQSVTTIPTVGFNVETVTYKNVKFNVWDVGGQDKIRPLWRHYYTGTQGLIFVVDCADRDRIDEARQELHRIINDREMRDAIILIFANKQDLPDAMKPHEIQEKLGLTRIRDRNWYVQPSCATTGDGLYEGLTWLTSNHKL, from the exons ATGGGCAAGTTGTTGTCAAAGATCTTTGGCAACAAGGAGATGCGTATTCTCATGTTAGGACTGGATGCGGCTGGAAAAACTA CAATATTGTATAAACTTAAATTAGGACAGTCTGTGACAACTATACCAACTGTAGGATTCAATGTAGAAACAGTTACCTATaagaatgttaaatttaatgtgtgg GATGTAGGTGGTCAAGATAAAATACGTCCGTTATGGCGTCATTACTATACAGGGACGCAAGGACTTATTTTTGTAGTAGACTGTGCAGATCGGGATAGAATCGACGAAGCTCGTCAAGAACTTCATCGAATCATAAATGATAGGGAAATGCGTGATgcgataattttaatctttgctAATAAACAAGATCTTCCGGATG caaTGAAACCGCACGAAATACAAGAGAAACTGGGATTAACTAGGATACGAGATAGAAATTGGTACGTTCAGCCATCTTGTGCCACAACGGGAGACGGGCTTTATGAGGGCCTTACGTGGTTAACCAGTAATCATAAATTAtga
- the LOC105202317 gene encoding uncharacterized protein LOC105202317 translates to MCGSRATERLPTKDGCRVATTAMLLCSLIICTGVWQTLRASAASIVSLVLKICADMISDVSSVVALVPGSSQISFVKRRPPWSNSDFWLQNFRLYDFRLHDFQLYWTL, encoded by the exons ATGTGCGGTTCGAGAGCGACAGAGAGATTGCCAACGAAAGACGGTTGTCGAGTTGCCACTACCGCCATGTTACTTTGTTCTCTAATCATTTGTACCGGCGTCTGGCAAACGCTTCGTGCTTCTGCTGCTTCTATTGTGTCCCTCGTGTTAAAGATCTGTGCGGATATGATATCGGATGTGTCGAGTGTAGTAGCGTTAGTGCCAGGATCATCGCAGATCTCATTCGTGAAGCGACGGCCTCCGTGGAGTAATTCG GACTTTTGGCTTCAGAACTTCCGGCTTTACGACTTCCGGCTTCACGACTTCCAGCTTTATTGGACTTTGTAG
- the LOC105202313 gene encoding syndetin, translated as MQSDIMEDLKIKFFGLINKQNATKVPLMGVNPDLLNPPDLQKCEDLYSEADQSTESEPIPDQDVLDSIEDVYFSTDDNFDSSLYELEKLPAILHSKEIEKCFKKLKQQHQVVSKKVLQLILQKQSACKAEFDKILLLQDQLQDVLEKCKMGRSDLQLAEKQFTKASLGILANYQRRQVIQELLTSLNTIKTLQCTGDRLQELLNEGNYPGAISLLLECQSAAQTYRHFRCIAELNTNLQNILDQAERTLDNTLSKMCTEFDVAVYSSIQEAYTLLGKTQSAMDQLHMHFTAAIHNTAFAVIHRYAGGDVKRQYKQLCQAVPREERITCLTELCKSLWTILNSYHLIVNWHNMQEDKAECKSDVKDVEITISKQYVKHKLENGMVRVWHDVELKISIYLMNTDLTNTKFEQFVQVLGIVNRLMEIGEDLCGFKSENLQESIKKQSLSYFSHYHASRLDELKMFLEHDGWELCPVKSNFMVTQLLEFRSLKPSLNNCKAWNSLDSSTLSDSDNSTGVDLQKYLESGLSPFTIGLDDTMDEDILINDDIDQPAYFSDESDEDIPDELKHEYVDELDYTKVNKKKCKLKQSGPMVTNMTLSVLRVCGKYLQMSKLLRSIAVTVIQSMIQFFELCFYTVHLFFTSDLQINSDSLYSPKLKLSLARIRETLIISENDTMEENGNANYDKVRQPQLSSIVNLSQPEKLYGLTERIVAVESLIFLGQQYEGLRPYLEHLIASSPQRGFLHQFYMQTIASAADLRKPVYMAVTSQAFNVANILNLMSKVNWEVTDVMSQHSNYIDALIQEVCTLNERLSTIIGTYIPLNADICNAIWENVAHLITHTLVEGFSNAKKCSNGGRALMQLDFTQLKSKFEKVTSLRPMPHREYVELYIKAYYLPENSFEEWIKEHKEYSVKHLVGLISATCQNNKKTRQRLIAVVEEQRPGR; from the exons ATGCAGTCCGACATCATGGAGGATTTGAAGATTAAATTTTTCGGCCTCATCAACAAGCAG aatgcAACTAAAGTGCCACTTATGGGCGTGAATCCCGATTTGCTTAATCCACCTGACTTGCAAAAATGTGAAGATCTCTATTCTGAAGCTGATCAATCGACAGAGAGTGAGCCTATACCTGACCAAGATGTGCTAGACTCTATCGAGGACGTTTACTTCAGTACTGATGATAATTTCGATTCGTCGCTCTACGAACTGGAGAAATTGCCAGCAATACTGCATTCTAAGGAGATTGAGAAATGTTTTAAGAAACTTAAGCAGCAGCATCAAGTAGTCTCGAAGAAAGTGCTACAGCTTATCTTGCAGAAGCAGAGTGCCTGTAAAGCGGAATTTGATAAGATTCTTCTACTGCAAGATCAACTGCAGGatgttttagaaaaatgtaaaatgggAAGGTCAGATCTGCAATTAGCTGAGAAACAATTTACCAAAGCGAGTTTAGGCATATTAGCTAACTATCAGAGACGACAAGTAATCCAGGAACTGTTAACTAGTTTAAATACTATAAAGACCCTG caATGTACGGGGGATCGTCTGCAAGAGCTTTTAAACGAAGGAAATTATCCTGGAGCTATATCGCTTCTTTTGGAGTGTCAGAGTGCTGCTCAGACTTATAGACATTTCCGTTGTATCGCCGAGCTGAATACAAACCTGCAAAATATATTAGATCAAGCAGAAAGGACATTAGACAATACGCTCTCTAAAATGTGCACTGAATTCGACGTCGCGGTGTACTCTTCCATTCAGGAAGCATACACATTGTTAGGGAAGACTCAATCTGCCATGGATCAATTGCATATGCATTTCACCGCTGCCATTCACAACACGGCGTTCGCCGTTATCCATCGCTATGCCGGCGGTGACGTGAAAAGACAATACAAACAATTGTGTCAGGCTGTGCCTCGTGAAGAGCGTATAACTTGTCTCACAGAGCTGTGCAAATCACTATGGACAATACTGAATTCATatcatttaattgtaaattggCATAATATGCAAGAGGATAAAGCCGAGTGTAAATCCGATGTTAAGGATGTAGAGATAACTATAAGTAAGCAATACGTCAAACATAAATTAGAGAATGGTATGGTCAGAGTGTGGCATGATGTGGAACTGAAGATATCTATATACCTTATGAACACCGATTTGACAAATACTAAGTTTGAACAATTTGTTCAGGTATTGGGTATAGTTAACAG GTTAATGGAAATTGGGGAAGATCTCTGTGGTTTTAAATCGGAGAACTTACAGGAGTCCATAAAAAAGCAATCTCTAtcttatttttctcattatCATGCATCTCGTTTGGAcgaattgaaaatgtttttggAACACGACGGCTGGGAATTGTGTCCTGTAAAGTCCAATTTTATGGTTACCCAATTATTGGAATTCCGAAGTCTGAAGCCTTCGCTCAATAACTGTAAAGCATGGAATAGCCTAGATAGCTCGACCTTAAGTGATAGCGATAATTCTACGGGGGTCGATCTGCAGAAATATTTGGAGAGCGGTTTGTCACCGTTCACAATTGGATTGGATGATACAATGGAcgaagatattttaataaacgatGAT ATTGATCAACCTGCGTATTTTTCGGACGAGTCCGACGAGGATATTCCCGATGAGTTGAAGCACGAGTATGTAGATGAGTTGGACTAtacaaaagttaataaaaaaaagtgcaaaCTCAAACAGTCTGGACCCATGGTCACGAACATGACATTAAGTGTACTGAGAGTGTGCGGCAAGTATCTACAGATGTCGAAGCTTTTGCGATCAATTGCGGTTACCGTCATACAGAGCATGATACAATTTTTCGAGCTATGCTTCTACACAGTACACTTATTCTTTACATCAGATCTC CAAATCAATAGCGACTCGTTATACagtccaaaattaaaattatcctTAGCACGAATTAGAGAAACACTGATTATCTCTGAGAATGATACAATGGAAGAAAATGGCAATGCGAATTACGATAAAGTAAGACAACCACAGCTTTCATCCATTGTGAATTTGTCACAGCCAGAGAAACTTTACGGATTAACGGAACGTATTGTAGCTGTCGAGTCTCTGATATTTTTAGGACAACAATACGAAGGCTTAAGGCCTTATTTAGAACATCTCATTGCCAGCAGTCCTCAGAGAGGATTTTTACATCAGTTTTATATGCAAACGATAGCGTCCGCCGCTGACTTAAGAAAGCCAGTCTACATGGCAGTGACGTCGCAAGCATTTAACGttgcaaatattttgaatttaatgagCAAAGTCAATTGGGAAGTGACGGACGTCATGTCTCAACACAGTAACTACATCGATGCGTTAATTCAA gaagTGTGCACCTTAAACGAAAGACTTAGTACTATTATTGGAACGTACATTCCTTTAAATGCGGATATATGTAACGCAATATGGGAAAATGTGGCTCACTTAATCACACACACTTTAGTGGAAGG GTTTTCCAATGCTAAAAAGTGTTCGAATGGCGGTAGAGCTTTAATGCAGCTTGATTTCACGCAGCTAAAATCAAAGTTCGAGAAAGTGACATCGTTGAGACCTATGCCACATAGGGAGTACGTCGAATTGTACATCAAAGCGTACTATCTTCCTGAAAATAGCTTTGAAGAATGGATTAAAGAGCACAag GAATATTCTGTTAAACATTTAGTCGGTCTGATTTCGGCGACATGTCAGAACAATAAGAAAACGCGGCAACGATTGATAGCAGTTGTGGAGGAGCAGCGGCCCGGTAGATAG